Proteins encoded by one window of Sphingosinicella sp. BN140058:
- the sugE gene encoding quaternary ammonium compound efflux SMR transporter SugE produces MAWIVLGIAGLLEVVWAFAMKQSEGFTRLWPSLVTLTAMGVSFGLLSWSMRTLPLGTAYTVWTGIGAVGAFVVGIVVLGEAASPMRITAALLIVAGLVLMKLAGGH; encoded by the coding sequence ATGGCATGGATCGTTCTCGGCATCGCCGGATTGCTGGAGGTCGTCTGGGCCTTCGCGATGAAGCAGTCCGAAGGTTTCACCCGGCTCTGGCCGTCGCTCGTCACGCTGACCGCGATGGGGGTGAGCTTCGGACTGCTGTCCTGGTCGATGCGGACGCTTCCGCTCGGCACCGCCTACACGGTCTGGACCGGCATCGGCGCGGTCGGTGCCTTCGTCGTCGGCATCGTGGTGCTCGGCGAGGCAGCCAGTCCGATGCGGATCACTGCGGCGTTGCTGATCGTCGCCGGGCTGGTGCTGATGAAGCTCGCAGGCGGTCACTGA
- a CDS encoding HD-GYP domain-containing protein yields MRHAFAADFVQAIPDQTTSLAEILGAFSYALDLTEGQPAGHSLRACWVASRIACVLHLSGEERQTVYYATLLKDLGCSSNAARIAELYLADDRLFKHDFKLVPEGLAPTLKFVFTRTGSGHRLGTRAKAIAHILRDGTNIARDLIQTRCTRGAAIARQLRFPEAVAQAIAALDEHWDGNGKPLGQSGDSIPLAARLALLAQIVDVFHVAAGPDAAIEEVEARSGTWFDPTLVQAFRTLAQDPDFWSELDDPLLEQRVRSFEPAEQRIVIDEAWLDDIVAAFGAVIDAKSPYTSGHSCRVGAYAEAVGRRVGIAGPELRTLRRAAVLHDVGKLAISSRILEKPGKLDDDEWVEMRSHAAHTVDILARIGPLRDMAAIAGAHHERLDGHGYPLGLHDMLIARDSRIITVCDFYDALTADRPYRAAMSSEKALGIIKDEVGRAVDPACFSALEATVAAGLHA; encoded by the coding sequence GTGCGCCATGCATTCGCCGCCGATTTCGTTCAGGCGATACCGGACCAGACGACATCCCTGGCCGAAATCCTCGGGGCCTTCTCCTATGCGCTCGATCTGACCGAAGGTCAGCCCGCCGGCCATTCGCTGCGCGCCTGCTGGGTCGCAAGCCGCATCGCCTGCGTGCTGCACTTGTCCGGCGAAGAGCGTCAAACGGTCTATTATGCGACCCTGCTCAAGGATCTGGGCTGCAGCAGCAATGCGGCGCGGATTGCCGAACTCTATCTGGCCGACGATCGCCTCTTCAAGCATGACTTCAAGCTGGTGCCTGAAGGACTGGCGCCGACGCTGAAGTTCGTCTTCACCCGCACCGGAAGCGGACACCGACTCGGTACCCGCGCAAAGGCGATCGCCCACATCCTCCGCGACGGCACCAACATCGCCCGCGACCTCATCCAGACGCGCTGCACCCGCGGTGCCGCCATAGCCCGGCAGTTGCGGTTCCCCGAGGCCGTCGCGCAGGCGATTGCCGCACTGGACGAGCATTGGGACGGCAACGGAAAGCCTTTGGGACAGAGCGGTGATTCGATCCCGCTGGCAGCGCGTCTGGCATTGCTCGCCCAGATCGTCGACGTGTTCCATGTCGCCGCCGGACCCGACGCGGCGATCGAGGAAGTCGAAGCACGCAGCGGTACCTGGTTCGATCCGACTCTGGTCCAGGCGTTTCGCACGCTGGCGCAGGATCCCGACTTCTGGTCGGAGCTGGACGATCCCCTGCTCGAGCAGCGGGTGCGCAGCTTCGAGCCCGCCGAGCAGAGGATCGTGATCGACGAGGCCTGGCTCGACGACATCGTCGCCGCGTTCGGCGCGGTGATCGACGCCAAGAGCCCCTATACGAGCGGCCATTCCTGCAGGGTCGGAGCCTATGCGGAAGCGGTCGGGCGCCGCGTCGGAATTGCGGGGCCCGAGCTGCGCACGTTACGCCGCGCCGCGGTGCTCCACGACGTCGGCAAGCTCGCGATCAGCAGCCGGATCCTGGAGAAGCCGGGCAAGCTCGACGACGACGAGTGGGTCGAGATGCGCAGCCACGCCGCGCACACGGTCGACATCCTCGCGCGGATCGGTCCGCTTCGCGACATGGCAGCCATTGCCGGCGCCCACCACGAACGGCTCGACGGACATGGCTATCCGCTCGGCCTCCACGACATGTTGATCGCCCGCGATTCGCGAATCATCACCGTGTGCGATTTCTACGATGCGCTGACCGCCGATCGGCCGTACCGCGCGGCAATGTCGAGCGAGAAGGCGCTCGGCATCATCAAGGACGAGGTCGGGAGGGCGGTCGACCCCGCATGCTTCTCCGCGCTGGAAGCGACAGTCGCGGCCGGCCTCCACGCCTGA
- a CDS encoding NAD(P)H-dependent oxidoreductase, with the protein MRSGLVVVSHPDPASLNHALATSVVAAWAAMDIAADLLDLHAIGFDPVLDLDEARGRPSRDPAIRAQIDALGRADLLAVVHPNCWGAPPAMMKGWMDRVFAPGAAYAFAKGEDDGDVPVGLLRGKRALVLNTSNTAAVREAASFGDPLERIWRDCLLGYCGFERIERRVFRIVATSREAERRSWIAAAADAARNLAL; encoded by the coding sequence ATGCGGTCAGGGCTCGTCGTGGTCAGCCATCCCGATCCCGCCAGTCTCAACCATGCCCTCGCCACCTCCGTGGTCGCGGCGTGGGCGGCGATGGACATCGCGGCCGATCTGCTCGACCTGCACGCGATCGGCTTCGATCCCGTGCTCGATCTCGATGAGGCGCGCGGCCGGCCCTCCCGCGACCCGGCGATCCGCGCCCAGATCGACGCACTCGGCCGAGCCGACCTGCTCGCCGTCGTCCACCCCAATTGCTGGGGGGCGCCGCCGGCGATGATGAAGGGCTGGATGGACCGGGTGTTCGCGCCCGGCGCGGCTTATGCCTTCGCCAAGGGCGAGGATGACGGCGACGTGCCTGTCGGGCTGCTGCGCGGCAAGCGCGCGCTGGTGCTCAACACCAGCAACACGGCGGCCGTGCGCGAGGCCGCTTCGTTCGGCGATCCGCTGGAACGGATCTGGCGCGACTGCCTGCTCGGTTATTGCGGCTTCGAGCGGATCGAGCGCCGGGTGTTCCGGATCGTCGCGACCAGCCGGGAAGCCGAGCGCCGGAGCTGGATCGCCGCGGCGGCGGATGCCGCGCGGAACCTGGCGCTTTAG
- a CDS encoding response regulator, whose amino-acid sequence MAVAMAPACIHAVDDDPHYLESIVAWLSPHGYTVTTFSSADAFLSALPGLEPGCVLMDLGMVPLDGCAALLVMRDYPIDWPVIMLSETAAADIADLCMLAGADLHLAKSGDPAHLLCAVERLARDFAAACAAATIASLSYAQPVDPQAWRAHKDALCARFLQHLAPARGDGDAGSNPAVGKSRR is encoded by the coding sequence ATGGCGGTCGCGATGGCCCCGGCCTGCATCCATGCGGTCGACGACGATCCGCACTATCTGGAAAGCATCGTCGCGTGGCTGTCGCCGCACGGCTATACGGTGACCACCTTCTCCTCGGCCGACGCGTTTCTGAGCGCGTTGCCGGGCCTGGAGCCGGGCTGCGTGCTGATGGACCTCGGCATGGTGCCGCTCGACGGCTGTGCCGCTCTGCTGGTGATGCGCGATTATCCGATCGACTGGCCGGTGATCATGCTGAGCGAGACCGCGGCGGCGGACATTGCCGATCTGTGCATGCTCGCCGGTGCCGATCTGCATCTCGCCAAGAGCGGCGATCCCGCGCACTTGCTCTGCGCGGTCGAGAGGCTGGCGCGCGACTTCGCCGCAGCCTGCGCCGCGGCGACCATTGCCTCCCTGTCCTACGCGCAGCCAGTCGATCCCCAGGCCTGGCGTGCCCACAAGGACGCGCTTTGCGCCCGCTTCCTCCAGCATCTCGCGCCGGCCCGCGGCGACGGTGATGCCGGCAGCAATCCCGCGGTCGGGAAGTCGCGTCGCTGA
- a CDS encoding formate/nitrite transporter family protein encodes MAYLAPSEFVTKMVDAGEAKVLMSTRDTLIRAFMAGATLALAAVFAISINVQTGNVLLGALLFPVGFVMLYLLGFDLLTGVFVLAPLAVWDKRPGITWGGVFRNWGLVFTGNFAGALIVAFMMTIYFTYCFSVEPNEVGQKIAGIGKARTLGYAEYGAAGWITIFVRGMLCNWMVSTGVVGAMISTHVSGKVIAMWMPIMLFFYMVFEHSVVNMFLFPAGLMMGAQYSIADYLWWNEIPTVLGNIVGGLTFTGLTLYSTHVRTAPRRVIKLAA; translated from the coding sequence ATGGCCTATCTGGCGCCTTCGGAATTCGTCACCAAGATGGTCGATGCGGGTGAGGCCAAGGTCCTGATGTCGACCCGGGACACGTTGATCCGGGCGTTCATGGCCGGCGCGACGCTTGCACTCGCCGCCGTGTTCGCGATCAGCATCAACGTCCAGACCGGCAATGTTCTGCTCGGCGCGCTGCTGTTCCCGGTCGGGTTCGTGATGCTCTACCTGCTCGGCTTCGATCTGCTTACCGGCGTGTTCGTGCTGGCGCCGCTCGCCGTCTGGGACAAGCGGCCCGGCATCACGTGGGGCGGCGTATTCCGCAATTGGGGGCTCGTCTTCACCGGCAATTTCGCAGGCGCCCTGATCGTCGCCTTCATGATGACGATCTATTTCACCTACTGCTTCTCGGTCGAACCGAACGAAGTCGGCCAGAAGATCGCCGGCATCGGCAAGGCGCGGACGCTCGGTTACGCCGAATATGGTGCCGCCGGCTGGATCACGATCTTCGTGCGCGGCATGCTGTGCAACTGGATGGTCTCGACGGGCGTGGTCGGCGCGATGATCTCCACCCATGTCAGCGGCAAGGTGATCGCGATGTGGATGCCGATCATGCTGTTCTTCTACATGGTGTTCGAACATTCGGTGGTGAACATGTTCCTGTTCCCGGCCGGATTGATGATGGGCGCCCAATATTCGATCGCCGACTATCTGTGGTGGAACGAGATCCCGACCGTGCTCGGCAACATCGTCGGCGGCCTCACCTTCACCGGTCTCACCCTTTATTCCACCCACGTCCGGACCGCCCCGCGCCGCGTGATCAAGCTCGCCGCCTGA
- a CDS encoding bifunctional protein-serine/threonine kinase/phosphatase: MPENGAPGPHGRVRLSVSSGRCSSAGRKPVNQDACGIVRPDGGLLAAKGIAAAVADGISTSPRGGEAAATAVESFLADYLRTSEGWSVRSSAESVIAAVNSALHARNGRPLCDEERERGLICTFSALVLKSRSAYLFHVGDARIARLRGGRIEPLTAPHVVSVGGGKSYLGRALGIDRHVEIDARRIAVERGDLFLLTTDGVHDHLPDDRIAALLHDAGCLDDAAASLVAAARAAGSEDNLTALLMRIDTLPEGGVDDVLGSEIILPPAPLLTPGGLFEQYRILREIHAGPRSHLYLAAEPDSERPIVLKVPSTEHAADPAKLRALLLEEWVARRIDHPHVLKAAPQARGRGHIFAAFEYVKGQTLDQWMRDHPAPELTAVRSLIGQIAAGLLALHKREMLHRDLRPHNILVDGQGTATIIDFGSVQVAGLDELATIEIAEDAAYAGTLQYGAPELYLGHAAGPASDLFSLGVIAYQMLTGHLPYGPRVAAARTRAAQRRLHYTPATAHNPAVPDWVDAAIAKAVAIDPGQRYALLSEFTYDLSHPNPALAAADTRPLFQRDPVLAWKALSGILFALLLLSIFAR, encoded by the coding sequence ATGCCTGAGAATGGCGCGCCGGGCCCGCACGGCCGGGTGCGCCTCTCCGTCTCGTCCGGCCGGTGCAGCAGCGCCGGCCGCAAGCCGGTCAACCAGGATGCCTGCGGGATCGTCCGGCCCGACGGCGGCCTCCTCGCCGCCAAGGGCATCGCCGCCGCCGTCGCCGACGGGATCAGCACCAGCCCCCGCGGCGGCGAAGCGGCGGCGACGGCGGTCGAGAGCTTCCTTGCCGATTATCTCCGCACCTCCGAAGGCTGGTCGGTGCGAAGCTCGGCGGAGAGCGTGATCGCCGCGGTCAACAGCGCACTGCACGCCCGCAACGGCCGCCCGCTCTGCGATGAGGAACGCGAGCGGGGCCTCATCTGCACCTTCTCGGCGCTGGTGCTGAAATCGCGCAGCGCCTACCTCTTCCATGTCGGCGATGCCCGTATCGCTCGGCTGCGCGGCGGGCGGATCGAGCCACTGACCGCGCCGCACGTCGTCTCCGTCGGCGGCGGCAAATCCTATCTGGGCCGCGCGCTCGGCATCGACCGCCACGTCGAGATCGATGCGCGCCGGATCGCCGTGGAGCGAGGCGACCTCTTCCTGCTCACCACCGACGGAGTCCACGATCATCTCCCCGACGACCGCATTGCGGCGCTGCTCCACGACGCCGGCTGCCTCGACGACGCTGCCGCGAGTCTGGTCGCGGCGGCGCGCGCCGCGGGCAGCGAGGACAATCTCACCGCCCTGCTGATGCGGATCGACACCCTGCCGGAGGGCGGCGTGGACGATGTGCTCGGCTCCGAGATCATTCTGCCGCCGGCGCCGTTGCTCACCCCCGGCGGCCTGTTCGAGCAGTACCGCATTCTCCGGGAGATTCATGCCGGCCCGCGCAGCCACCTCTATCTGGCCGCCGAGCCCGACAGCGAGCGCCCGATCGTGCTCAAGGTGCCGTCGACCGAACATGCTGCGGATCCGGCGAAGCTCCGCGCCCTGCTGCTCGAGGAATGGGTGGCACGGCGGATCGATCATCCGCACGTGCTCAAGGCCGCACCCCAGGCGCGTGGACGCGGCCACATCTTCGCGGCCTTCGAATACGTGAAAGGGCAGACGCTCGACCAGTGGATGCGCGACCATCCGGCGCCGGAGCTGACCGCGGTTCGTTCTCTGATCGGCCAGATCGCCGCCGGCTTGCTTGCCTTGCACAAGCGCGAGATGCTGCACCGGGATCTGCGACCGCACAACATCCTGGTCGACGGTCAGGGCACCGCGACGATCATCGACTTCGGATCGGTCCAGGTCGCCGGACTCGACGAGCTTGCCACGATCGAAATAGCGGAGGACGCCGCTTATGCCGGCACCTTGCAATATGGCGCGCCCGAACTCTACCTCGGCCACGCCGCCGGTCCGGCCTCGGATCTCTTCTCGCTCGGCGTCATCGCCTACCAGATGCTGACCGGACACCTGCCCTACGGCCCGCGAGTTGCGGCCGCGCGCACCCGCGCAGCGCAGCGCCGCCTCCATTATACCCCGGCGACGGCGCACAATCCGGCGGTGCCGGATTGGGTCGACGCGGCGATCGCCAAGGCGGTCGCGATCGATCCGGGGCAGCGTTACGCTCTGCTGTCCGAATTCACCTACGATCTCTCGCACCCGAACCCGGCGCTCGCCGCGGCGGATACGAGACCACTCTTTCAGCGCGACCCGGTGCTGGCCTGGAAGGCGCTCAGCGGCATCCTGTTTGCGCTCTTGCTGCTCTCGATCTTCGCACGCTGA
- a CDS encoding ANTAR domain-containing response regulator, with amino-acid sequence MRIAIVDESGLRATILEEGLREAGFDDIHVVAPTGAFVARIERLAPDVVLIDLGTPSRDTLEEMLLVSKALARPIAMFVDESDDAMIGAAIDAGVSAYVVDGLRKERVKPILELAVRRFNAFAGLRAELEEARSALADRKKIERAKIILMESRTMTEADAYALIRSTAMNQGRRIVDVADAIVTAADLIGGKA; translated from the coding sequence GTGCGTATCGCCATCGTCGATGAAAGCGGCCTTCGGGCCACCATCCTTGAGGAGGGCCTTCGCGAGGCCGGGTTCGACGACATCCATGTCGTCGCGCCGACCGGTGCCTTCGTCGCACGGATCGAGCGGCTCGCGCCTGACGTGGTGCTGATCGATCTCGGCACGCCGAGCCGGGACACGCTGGAGGAGATGCTGCTGGTCAGCAAGGCGCTGGCGCGGCCGATCGCGATGTTCGTCGACGAATCGGACGATGCGATGATCGGCGCCGCCATCGACGCGGGCGTTTCGGCCTATGTCGTCGACGGTTTGCGCAAGGAGCGGGTGAAGCCGATCCTGGAACTGGCCGTGCGGCGCTTCAACGCCTTTGCAGGTCTTCGCGCCGAGCTCGAGGAAGCGCGCAGCGCGCTTGCCGACCGCAAGAAGATCGAGCGCGCCAAGATCATCCTGATGGAAAGCCGCACCATGACCGAGGCCGATGCCTATGCGCTGATCCGGTCGACGGCGATGAACCAGGGCCGGCGGATCGTCGACGTCGCCGACGCGATCGTCACCGCCGCCGATCTGATCGGAGGCAAAGCATGA
- a CDS encoding CmpA/NrtA family ABC transporter substrate-binding protein, producing the protein MIPVAAAFVPLTDSAILIAAQRLGFAADEGIDLTLARERSWATVRDRLIYGQVQIAHMLAPLALAVTLGLGQPPVALAAPFKLGTNGNALTVSAELAAALDPVARNRIDDPVATAHDLAAAIGLHRRKPILGIVHRFSSHALTLRYWLGFAGIDPDRDIQLRVLPPSAMVEALAAGEIDGFIAGEPWSSVAVAEGLGEIVAFSSNIWARSVEKVLAMRQDWAEANGDTVDRLLRALDRAASWCEDKANIPALAAMLADPQIIGEPADLIAQALAGRMPLSKEGEVIEAPDFLMFHREAANFPWRSQALWIYSQFVRWRLAAPSAAAEARAASLFRSDLYRRALAGGATPLPGASSKVEGALAVPTGAGSDRGTLTLGPDRFFDGRVFDPVDIDAYLESFAAAR; encoded by the coding sequence ATGATCCCCGTCGCCGCAGCCTTCGTGCCGCTGACCGACAGCGCGATCCTGATCGCGGCGCAGCGGCTCGGCTTCGCCGCCGACGAAGGCATCGATCTCACCCTCGCACGCGAGCGCAGCTGGGCGACGGTGCGCGACCGGCTGATCTACGGCCAGGTGCAGATCGCGCACATGCTGGCGCCGCTGGCGCTGGCGGTGACGCTCGGCCTTGGCCAGCCGCCGGTCGCGCTCGCGGCGCCGTTCAAGCTCGGCACGAACGGCAATGCGCTGACTGTGTCCGCCGAGCTCGCCGCGGCGCTCGATCCGGTCGCCCGCAACCGGATCGACGATCCCGTCGCCACTGCCCACGATCTCGCTGCCGCCATCGGCCTTCATCGCCGCAAGCCGATCCTCGGCATCGTCCACCGTTTCTCCAGCCACGCCCTTACCCTGCGTTATTGGCTCGGCTTCGCCGGCATCGATCCGGATCGCGACATCCAGCTGCGGGTGCTGCCGCCCTCGGCGATGGTGGAAGCGCTCGCCGCCGGCGAGATCGACGGGTTCATCGCCGGCGAGCCGTGGAGCAGCGTCGCGGTGGCGGAAGGTCTCGGCGAGATCGTCGCCTTCTCCTCCAACATCTGGGCACGCAGCGTCGAGAAGGTGCTGGCGATGCGGCAGGACTGGGCGGAGGCGAACGGGGACACGGTCGACCGCCTGCTCCGCGCCCTCGACCGCGCCGCTTCGTGGTGCGAGGACAAGGCGAACATCCCCGCGCTCGCGGCAATGCTCGCGGATCCGCAGATTATCGGGGAACCGGCCGATCTGATCGCGCAGGCGCTCGCCGGACGGATGCCGCTGTCGAAAGAGGGCGAGGTGATCGAGGCGCCCGATTTTCTGATGTTCCACCGGGAAGCGGCGAACTTCCCGTGGCGCAGCCAGGCGCTCTGGATCTACTCGCAATTCGTCCGCTGGCGCCTGGCCGCCCCGAGCGCGGCGGCCGAGGCGCGCGCCGCCAGCCTGTTCCGGTCCGACCTCTACCGCCGCGCGCTCGCCGGGGGCGCGACGCCGCTGCCGGGGGCGAGCTCCAAGGTTGAAGGCGCGCTGGCGGTGCCGACCGGCGCCGGATCGGATCGCGGCACCCTTACCCTCGGGCCCGACCGCTTCTTCGACGGGCGTGTTTTCGATCCTGTCGATATCGACGCCTATCTCGAAAGCTTCGCAGCGGCGCGCTGA
- the nirB gene encoding nitrite reductase large subunit NirB has translation MDFSAGWQGSDEARGGDARSHLVVIGNGMAGCRAVEEVLKRDAHRYRITIFGAEPRVNYDRIMLSPVLSGEKSFEQIILNDRAWYGSNGIDLITGDPVVAIDRARRLVTSASGRAVGYDRLIIATGSEPIMIPVPGRDLPGVVSFRDLDDVEAMVRAADAGGAAVVIGGGLLGLEAAHGLAQRGMEVTVLHLMPTLMERQLDEAAAWLLKTALEGRGQTILTGADTAEIFGEGKVEGVRLKDGREISASLVVMAVGIRPNIKLAAAAGLAVGRGIHVDDTMTTSDAAISAVGECAEHDGICCGLVAPIWEMCRALADTLTGAGSVYRPAATATKLKVSGIDVYSAGDFSGGDGAEDIVLRDASRGVYKRIVVRDDRIVGTVLYGDTADGSWYFDLIRKGEDVSPLRATLIHGPVAAGAGGADPLARLAALPADAEICGCNGVSKHAVVAAVEGGACTLDAVRACSKASASCGSCTGLVEGLLALTLGDGYSGERGEKPICKCTSFTHDDVRREILAQSLRSIPEAMQKLHWSTPDGCSSCRPALNYYLLCAWPGDYRDDQQSRFVNERMHANIQKDGTYSVVPRMWGGITNPRELRAIADVVEKYNAPLVKVTGGQRLDIFGIRKEDLPAVWADLNAAGMVSGHAYGKSLRTVKTCVGSEWCRFGTQDSTGLGVKIERMTWGSWMPHKFKIAVSGCPRNCAEATIKDFGVICVDSGYELHVGGNGGIKIRATDLLCRVATEQEAMDVCAAFIQLYREDARYLERTAPWIERVGLAYLQARLVEDEYGRRALTERFHHSQRFSQTDPWAERAAGAHREQHAPMGELRPAPQILEPAE, from the coding sequence ATGGACTTTTCGGCGGGCTGGCAGGGATCGGACGAAGCGCGAGGCGGCGATGCCCGGTCGCATCTCGTTGTGATCGGCAATGGCATGGCGGGCTGCCGCGCGGTCGAGGAGGTGCTGAAGCGCGATGCCCACCGCTACCGGATCACCATCTTCGGGGCCGAGCCGCGGGTCAATTACGACCGGATCATGCTCTCCCCCGTTCTTTCCGGCGAGAAGAGCTTCGAACAGATCATCCTCAACGATCGCGCCTGGTACGGATCGAACGGCATCGACCTAATCACGGGGGATCCGGTGGTGGCGATCGATCGCGCCCGCCGCCTTGTCACATCCGCCTCAGGACGCGCGGTCGGCTATGACCGGCTGATCATCGCCACCGGATCCGAGCCGATCATGATCCCGGTGCCCGGCCGCGATCTTCCGGGCGTGGTGTCGTTCCGCGATCTCGACGACGTCGAGGCGATGGTCCGGGCCGCCGATGCCGGCGGCGCGGCGGTGGTGATCGGCGGCGGCCTGCTCGGCCTCGAAGCGGCTCACGGTCTTGCGCAGCGTGGCATGGAGGTCACCGTGCTGCACCTGATGCCGACCTTGATGGAGCGGCAGCTCGACGAAGCCGCGGCGTGGCTGCTCAAGACCGCCCTTGAAGGCCGCGGCCAGACCATCCTGACCGGTGCCGACACCGCCGAGATCTTCGGCGAAGGGAAGGTCGAGGGGGTGCGACTCAAGGACGGTCGCGAGATCTCGGCCAGCCTGGTGGTGATGGCGGTCGGCATCCGGCCCAACATCAAGCTCGCCGCGGCCGCAGGCCTGGCGGTCGGCCGTGGCATCCACGTCGACGATACAATGACGACCTCCGACGCCGCCATATCGGCGGTCGGCGAATGCGCCGAGCATGACGGCATTTGCTGCGGCCTTGTCGCGCCGATCTGGGAAATGTGCCGTGCGCTCGCCGACACGCTGACTGGCGCCGGCAGCGTCTATCGTCCGGCCGCCACCGCGACCAAGCTCAAGGTCTCCGGCATCGATGTCTATTCGGCCGGCGATTTCTCCGGCGGCGACGGCGCCGAGGACATCGTGCTGCGCGACGCTTCGCGCGGGGTCTACAAACGGATCGTGGTGCGCGACGACAGGATCGTCGGCACCGTGCTCTACGGCGACACCGCGGACGGCAGCTGGTATTTCGATCTGATCCGCAAGGGCGAGGACGTCTCGCCGCTGCGCGCGACCCTGATCCACGGCCCGGTTGCGGCCGGTGCCGGCGGTGCCGATCCGCTCGCCCGCCTCGCCGCACTGCCCGCCGACGCGGAAATCTGCGGCTGCAACGGCGTGTCCAAGCATGCGGTGGTCGCCGCCGTCGAGGGTGGCGCCTGCACGCTCGACGCAGTGCGCGCCTGTTCCAAGGCCTCGGCCTCGTGCGGATCCTGCACCGGGCTGGTCGAAGGTCTGCTCGCCCTGACCCTCGGCGACGGCTATTCCGGCGAGCGCGGCGAGAAGCCGATCTGCAAATGCACCAGCTTCACCCATGACGACGTCCGCCGCGAGATCCTCGCCCAAAGCCTGCGCTCGATTCCGGAGGCGATGCAGAAGCTGCACTGGTCGACTCCGGACGGCTGCTCGTCCTGTCGCCCGGCGCTCAATTATTACCTGCTCTGCGCCTGGCCCGGCGACTATCGGGACGACCAGCAGAGCCGCTTCGTCAACGAGCGCATGCACGCCAACATCCAGAAAGACGGCACCTATTCAGTGGTGCCGCGGATGTGGGGCGGCATTACCAATCCGCGCGAGCTGCGCGCGATTGCCGACGTGGTTGAGAAATACAATGCCCCCCTGGTCAAGGTGACCGGCGGCCAGCGGCTCGACATTTTCGGCATCCGCAAGGAGGACCTGCCCGCCGTCTGGGCCGATCTCAACGCGGCCGGCATGGTCTCCGGCCACGCTTACGGCAAGTCGCTGCGCACGGTGAAGACCTGCGTTGGCTCGGAATGGTGCCGGTTCGGAACCCAGGATTCGACCGGGCTCGGGGTCAAGATCGAGCGCATGACCTGGGGGAGCTGGATGCCCCACAAGTTCAAGATCGCGGTGTCCGGCTGCCCGCGCAATTGCGCCGAGGCGACGATCAAGGATTTCGGCGTGATTTGCGTCGATTCCGGCTACGAGCTCCACGTCGGCGGCAATGGCGGCATCAAAATCCGCGCCACCGACCTGCTCTGCCGCGTCGCCACCGAGCAGGAGGCGATGGACGTCTGCGCAGCCTTCATCCAGCTCTACCGCGAGGACGCGCGCTATCTTGAGCGTACCGCGCCGTGGATCGAGCGAGTCGGCCTCGCCTACCTCCAGGCACGCCTGGTCGAGGACGAATACGGCCGCAGGGCACTGACCGAGCGCTTCCATCATTCGCAGCGCTTCAGCCAGACCGATCCCTGGGCGGAGCGCGCCGCCGGCGCCCACCGCGAGCAGCATGCTCCGATGGGCGAGCTTCGCCCCGCCCCCCAGATCCTCGAACCCGCGGAGTAA
- the nirD gene encoding nitrite reductase small subunit NirD: MITGDWLDVGYLAEIPPRGARTIRVPGGDEVAVFRTGSDQVYALVNRCPHGKGPLSEGIVHGASVTCPLHNWVISLASGEAQGADKGCTPTIPVKISGGRVLILRSAIVALAPLVARAA; encoded by the coding sequence ATGATCACCGGAGACTGGCTCGACGTCGGCTATCTCGCCGAAATTCCGCCCCGCGGCGCGCGCACCATCCGAGTCCCCGGCGGCGACGAAGTCGCGGTGTTCCGCACCGGCAGCGACCAGGTCTATGCGCTGGTCAATCGCTGCCCGCACGGCAAGGGCCCGCTTTCGGAAGGGATCGTCCATGGCGCCAGCGTCACCTGCCCGCTTCACAATTGGGTGATTTCGCTCGCCAGCGGCGAGGCGCAAGGGGCCGACAAGGGCTGTACGCCGACGATCCCGGTGAAGATCAGCGGCGGCCGCGTGCTGATCCTGCGCAGCGCGATCGTCGCGCTCGCGCCTCTCGTCGCCCGGGCCGCCTGA